A genomic region of Carassius carassius chromosome 13, fCarCar2.1, whole genome shotgun sequence contains the following coding sequences:
- the LOC132156148 gene encoding kinesin-like protein KIF23 isoform X3 — MIRQAKGKTPRRPPPKKPSNSQKDPVGVYCRVRPLGEEDEECCIEVISNTTIQLHAPDGLKANRNGEFKETQYSFKKVFGIKTSQMELFEDVAKPLVEDLIHCKNGLLFTYGVTGSGKTYTMTGSPGQGGLLPRSLDMIFNSISPYQAKRYVFKPDDKNGMEVQNQVDALLDRQKRDSQTSVPKTPTARRFDPEFADMISPEEACKAGGVDEDSSYSVFVSYIEIYNNYIYDLLEETPFDPIKPKPPQSKILREDQNHNMYVAGCTEVEVKSTEEAFEVFWRGQKKRRIANTQLNRESSRSHSVFIIKLAQAPLDADGDNVLQDKSQVNVSQLCLVDLAGSERTSRTRAEGSRLREAGNINQSLMTLRTCIEVLRENQMCGTNKMVPYRDSKVTHLFKNYFDGEGKVRMVVCVNPKADDYEETLLVMRFAEMTQEVEVARPVDRPICGFAAGRRQRNQAFKEELTRRLEERGGPLDGDSPTVLNQLLQSFPPLPPCEISGPNDDVTLPRLIEALEKRHKFRQMMVEEYNKTANMLKSVLQEQDSNLLSKENFLQEQRGRLGEKDKMIQNQKNEIDRLEKKSKMLEYKIDILQKTTNIYEEDKRSLQQELESREQRLQREMSEKRRMESRMQGIVTDAKLKWEKECERRVNAKQLEMQNKLWVKDEKLKQLKAIVTEGKSENRQPQRPSREKDKVPAKRSASPSPVPSPYNGSQSSLSSLEPIYYFSQTIRPDPHFPRPGSVSVASCISEWEQGVPHSRRQGSQSPPDNRKRAQGLPDSLRRRRGRCWAREVPVQPAEVDLEETGHWTGPPVRPLHRRSHSAGGERWVDHKPNTNVDLDTVLQPNIPNAIKVNAPNEKALSKCDKYVLTHQEVASDGEIQTKLIKGEVFKTRGGGQSVQFTDIETLKQENPVAASRKRRSSESGPDGEPVEGSWTDVETRCSVAVEMRAGSNLGPGYQHHGYPKRRKP, encoded by the exons ATGATAAGACAAGC GAAGGGCAAGACCCCCCGCCGCCCTCCTCCTAAAAAGCCTTCCAACAGCCAGAAGGACCCTGTTGGA GTGTATTGTCGCGTGCGGCCACTGGGTGAAGAGGATGAGGAATGCTGCATTGAGGTTATAAGTAACACCACCATTCAGCTACATGCCCCTGATGGGCTCAAAGCCAACAGAAATGGTGAATTCAAAGAG acacaatattccTTCAAAAAAGTGTTTGGAATTAAAACGTCCCAGATGGAATTATTTGAAGATGTTGCCAAACCTCTAGTAGAAGACCTAATTCACTGTAAAAATg GTCTGTTGTTCACCTATGGTGTCACTGGCAGTGGTAAAACTTACACAATGACTGGCTCACCTGGTCAAGGTGGGCTGCTTCCACGTTCACTCGACATGATCTTCAACAGCATTAGCCCCTACCAGGCCAAGAGATAT GTTTTCAAGCCTGATGATAAAAATGGCATGGAGGTGCAGAATCAGGTCGACGCGCTCTTAGACCGACAGAAGCGAGACAGCCAGACATCTGTACCAAAGACTCCAACAGCAAG GCGATTTGACCCTGAGTTTGCTGACATGATCAGTCCAGAGGAGGCTTGTAAGGCGGGTGGAGTGGATGAAGATAGCAGCTACAGTGTCTTTGTCTCTTACATTGAGATTTACAACAACTACATCTATGATCTCCTGGAAGAGACTCCCTTTGACCCAATAAAGCCCAA ACCACCCCAATCCAAAATACTGCGTGAAGATCAAAATCACAACATGTATGTGGCCGGGTGCACTGAGGTTGAGGTCAAGTCAACAGAGGAAGCTTTTGAAGTCTTTTGGAGAG GTCAGAAGAAGCGCAGGATTGCAAACACACAATTGAACCGTGAATCCAGCCGTTCTCACAGTGTGTTCATTATTAAATTGGCACAAGCACCTCTGGATGCAGATGGAGACAATGTGCTTCAG GATAAAAGTCAGGTAAATGTGAGCCAGTTGTGTCTGGTGGATCTGGCTGGCAGTGAACGCACCAGCAGAACCCGAGCAGAGGGCAGCCGTCTCCGTGAAGCAG GCAACATCAATCAATCTTTAATGACTCTGCGCACATGTATTGAGGTACTGCGGGAGAATCAGATGTGTGGCACAAACAAG ATGGTTCCTTACAGAGACTCCAAAGTgacccatctattcaagaactacTTTGATGGGGAAGGCAAAGTGAGGATGGTTGTGTGTGTAAATCCAAAAGCTGATGATTATGAGGAGACCTTG CTGGTGATGCGCTTTGCTGAGATGACTCAGGAGGTTGAAGTGGCCCGGCCTGTTGACAGGCCCATCTGTGGCTTTGCTGCTGGTCGCCGACAGAGAAACCAAGCCTTCAAAGAGGAGCTTACCCGCAGGCTGGAAGAACGTGGTGGTCCTTTAGATGgag ATTCTCCAACAGTATTGAACCAGCTGCTTCAGTCATTCCCTCCACTTCCTCCCTGTGAGATCTCTGGCCCTAATGATGATGTTACACTTCCCAGACTCATTGAAGCCCTGGAGAAGAGACACAAGTTTCGACAGATGATGGTTGAGGAGTACAATAAAACTG CCAACATGCTGAAGTCTGTgcttcaagagcaggacagcaaCCTTCTCTCTAAGGAGAACTTCCTCCAAGAGCAACGTGGTCGGCTTGGTGAAAAGGACAAAATGATCCAAAACCAGAAGAATGAGATTGATCGTCTGGAAAAGAAATCCAAAATGTTGGAGTACAAG ATTGACATTCTACAGAAAACCACCAACATCTATGAGGAGGACAAACGATCTCTACAGCAGGAACTGGAGAGCAGAGAACAGAGGCTGCAGAGGGAAATGTCTGAAAAGAGACGCATGGAATCACGCATGCAGGGCATCGTAACGGACGCCAAGCTCAAGTGGGAGAaggagtgt GAGAGGCGGGTAAATGCTAAGCAGTTGGAAATGCAGAATAAACTGTGGGTGAAGGATGAGAAACTCAAACAGCTCAAAGCCATTGTGACTGAGGGAAAGTCGGAGAACCGTCAACCACAGCGGCCCTCCAGAGAAAAGGACAAAGTGCCTGCCAAGAGATCCGCTTCCCCGTCACCTGTTCCT TCTCCCTACAATGGCTCTCAGTCATCCCTCTCCTCTCTGGAGCCCATATATTACTTCTCTCAGACGATCAGGCCAGATCCCCACTTCCCCAGACCAGGCAGTGTGTCTGTGGCCTCCTGCATCTCTGAGTGGGAGCAGGGTGTCCCGCACTCTCGTAGGCAGGGTAGCCAGTCGCCTCCAGACAATAGGAAGAGAGCTCAGGGCCTTCCCGACAGTCTTAGGAGGAGGAGAGGCAGGTGTTGGGCCAGAGAGGTGCCTGTCCAGCCAGCAGAGGTAGATCTAGAGGAAACGGGTCACTGG ACCGGGCCGCCGGTTCGGCCTCTACACAGGCGCTCACACTCCGCAGGTGGGGAGAGGTGGGTTGATCATAAACCCAACACTAATGTGGACCTGGATACAGTCCTGCAGCCAAACATCCCCAATGCCATCAAAGTGAACGCTCCCAATGAGAAAGCTCTGTCCAAGTGTGACAAGTACGTTCTGACACACCAGGAGGTTGCATCAGATGGAGAAATTCAGACCAAGCTAATCAAG
- the LOC132156148 gene encoding kinesin-like protein KIF23 isoform X1, protein MIRQAKGKTPRRPPPKKPSNSQKDPVGVYCRVRPLGEEDEECCIEVISNTTIQLHAPDGLKANRNGEFKETQYSFKKVFGIKTSQMELFEDVAKPLVEDLIHCKNGLLFTYGVTGSGKTYTMTGSPGQGGLLPRSLDMIFNSISPYQAKRYVFKPDDKNGMEVQNQVDALLDRQKRDSQTSVPKTPTARRFDPEFADMISPEEACKAGGVDEDSSYSVFVSYIEIYNNYIYDLLEETPFDPIKPKWNGAGTPLKNNIEFIPPQSKILREDQNHNMYVAGCTEVEVKSTEEAFEVFWRGQKKRRIANTQLNRESSRSHSVFIIKLAQAPLDADGDNVLQDKSQVNVSQLCLVDLAGSERTSRTRAEGSRLREAGNINQSLMTLRTCIEVLRENQMCGTNKMVPYRDSKVTHLFKNYFDGEGKVRMVVCVNPKADDYEETLLVMRFAEMTQEVEVARPVDRPICGFAAGRRQRNQAFKEELTRRLEERGGPLDGDSPTVLNQLLQSFPPLPPCEISGPNDDVTLPRLIEALEKRHKFRQMMVEEYNKTANMLKSVLQEQDSNLLSKENFLQEQRGRLGEKDKMIQNQKNEIDRLEKKSKMLEYKIDILQKTTNIYEEDKRSLQQELESREQRLQREMSEKRRMESRMQGIVTDAKLKWEKECERRVNAKQLEMQNKLWVKDEKLKQLKAIVTEGKSENRQPQRPSREKDKVPAKRSASPSPVPSPYNGSQSSLSSLEPIYYFSQTIRPDPHFPRPGSVSVASCISEWEQGVPHSRRQGSQSPPDNRKRAQGLPDSLRRRRGRCWAREVPVQPAEVDLEETGHWTGPPVRPLHRRSHSAGGERWVDHKPNTNVDLDTVLQPNIPNAIKVNAPNEKALSKCDKYVLTHQEVASDGEIQTKLIKGEVFKTRGGGQSVQFTDIETLKQENPVAASRKRRSSESGPDGEPVEGSWTDVETRCSVAVEMRAGSNLGPGYQHHGYPKRRKP, encoded by the exons ATGATAAGACAAGC GAAGGGCAAGACCCCCCGCCGCCCTCCTCCTAAAAAGCCTTCCAACAGCCAGAAGGACCCTGTTGGA GTGTATTGTCGCGTGCGGCCACTGGGTGAAGAGGATGAGGAATGCTGCATTGAGGTTATAAGTAACACCACCATTCAGCTACATGCCCCTGATGGGCTCAAAGCCAACAGAAATGGTGAATTCAAAGAG acacaatattccTTCAAAAAAGTGTTTGGAATTAAAACGTCCCAGATGGAATTATTTGAAGATGTTGCCAAACCTCTAGTAGAAGACCTAATTCACTGTAAAAATg GTCTGTTGTTCACCTATGGTGTCACTGGCAGTGGTAAAACTTACACAATGACTGGCTCACCTGGTCAAGGTGGGCTGCTTCCACGTTCACTCGACATGATCTTCAACAGCATTAGCCCCTACCAGGCCAAGAGATAT GTTTTCAAGCCTGATGATAAAAATGGCATGGAGGTGCAGAATCAGGTCGACGCGCTCTTAGACCGACAGAAGCGAGACAGCCAGACATCTGTACCAAAGACTCCAACAGCAAG GCGATTTGACCCTGAGTTTGCTGACATGATCAGTCCAGAGGAGGCTTGTAAGGCGGGTGGAGTGGATGAAGATAGCAGCTACAGTGTCTTTGTCTCTTACATTGAGATTTACAACAACTACATCTATGATCTCCTGGAAGAGACTCCCTTTGACCCAATAAAGCCCAA gTGGAATGGTGCAGGCACACCTCTGAAAAACAACATTGAGTTCAT ACCACCCCAATCCAAAATACTGCGTGAAGATCAAAATCACAACATGTATGTGGCCGGGTGCACTGAGGTTGAGGTCAAGTCAACAGAGGAAGCTTTTGAAGTCTTTTGGAGAG GTCAGAAGAAGCGCAGGATTGCAAACACACAATTGAACCGTGAATCCAGCCGTTCTCACAGTGTGTTCATTATTAAATTGGCACAAGCACCTCTGGATGCAGATGGAGACAATGTGCTTCAG GATAAAAGTCAGGTAAATGTGAGCCAGTTGTGTCTGGTGGATCTGGCTGGCAGTGAACGCACCAGCAGAACCCGAGCAGAGGGCAGCCGTCTCCGTGAAGCAG GCAACATCAATCAATCTTTAATGACTCTGCGCACATGTATTGAGGTACTGCGGGAGAATCAGATGTGTGGCACAAACAAG ATGGTTCCTTACAGAGACTCCAAAGTgacccatctattcaagaactacTTTGATGGGGAAGGCAAAGTGAGGATGGTTGTGTGTGTAAATCCAAAAGCTGATGATTATGAGGAGACCTTG CTGGTGATGCGCTTTGCTGAGATGACTCAGGAGGTTGAAGTGGCCCGGCCTGTTGACAGGCCCATCTGTGGCTTTGCTGCTGGTCGCCGACAGAGAAACCAAGCCTTCAAAGAGGAGCTTACCCGCAGGCTGGAAGAACGTGGTGGTCCTTTAGATGgag ATTCTCCAACAGTATTGAACCAGCTGCTTCAGTCATTCCCTCCACTTCCTCCCTGTGAGATCTCTGGCCCTAATGATGATGTTACACTTCCCAGACTCATTGAAGCCCTGGAGAAGAGACACAAGTTTCGACAGATGATGGTTGAGGAGTACAATAAAACTG CCAACATGCTGAAGTCTGTgcttcaagagcaggacagcaaCCTTCTCTCTAAGGAGAACTTCCTCCAAGAGCAACGTGGTCGGCTTGGTGAAAAGGACAAAATGATCCAAAACCAGAAGAATGAGATTGATCGTCTGGAAAAGAAATCCAAAATGTTGGAGTACAAG ATTGACATTCTACAGAAAACCACCAACATCTATGAGGAGGACAAACGATCTCTACAGCAGGAACTGGAGAGCAGAGAACAGAGGCTGCAGAGGGAAATGTCTGAAAAGAGACGCATGGAATCACGCATGCAGGGCATCGTAACGGACGCCAAGCTCAAGTGGGAGAaggagtgt GAGAGGCGGGTAAATGCTAAGCAGTTGGAAATGCAGAATAAACTGTGGGTGAAGGATGAGAAACTCAAACAGCTCAAAGCCATTGTGACTGAGGGAAAGTCGGAGAACCGTCAACCACAGCGGCCCTCCAGAGAAAAGGACAAAGTGCCTGCCAAGAGATCCGCTTCCCCGTCACCTGTTCCT TCTCCCTACAATGGCTCTCAGTCATCCCTCTCCTCTCTGGAGCCCATATATTACTTCTCTCAGACGATCAGGCCAGATCCCCACTTCCCCAGACCAGGCAGTGTGTCTGTGGCCTCCTGCATCTCTGAGTGGGAGCAGGGTGTCCCGCACTCTCGTAGGCAGGGTAGCCAGTCGCCTCCAGACAATAGGAAGAGAGCTCAGGGCCTTCCCGACAGTCTTAGGAGGAGGAGAGGCAGGTGTTGGGCCAGAGAGGTGCCTGTCCAGCCAGCAGAGGTAGATCTAGAGGAAACGGGTCACTGG ACCGGGCCGCCGGTTCGGCCTCTACACAGGCGCTCACACTCCGCAGGTGGGGAGAGGTGGGTTGATCATAAACCCAACACTAATGTGGACCTGGATACAGTCCTGCAGCCAAACATCCCCAATGCCATCAAAGTGAACGCTCCCAATGAGAAAGCTCTGTCCAAGTGTGACAAGTACGTTCTGACACACCAGGAGGTTGCATCAGATGGAGAAATTCAGACCAAGCTAATCAAG
- the LOC132156148 gene encoding kinesin-like protein KIF23 isoform X2 has protein sequence MIRQAKGKTPRRPPPKKPSNSQKDPVGVYCRVRPLGEEDEECCIEVISNTTIQLHAPDGLKANRNGEFKETQYSFKKVFGIKTSQMELFEDVAKPLVEDLIHCKNGLLFTYGVTGSGKTYTMTGSPGQGGLLPRSLDMIFNSISPYQAKRYVFKPDDKNGMEVQNQVDALLDRQKRDSQTSVPKTPTARRFDPEFADMISPEEACKAGGVDEDSSYSVFVSYIEIYNNYIYDLLEETPFDPIKPKWNGAGTPLKNNIEFIPPQSKILREDQNHNMYVAGCTEVEVKSTEEAFEVFWRGQKKRRIANTQLNRESSRSHSVFIIKLAQAPLDADGDNVLQDKSQVNVSQLCLVDLAGSERTSRTRAEGSRLREAGNINQSLMTLRTCIEVLRENQMCGTNKMVPYRDSKVTHLFKNYFDGEGKVRMVVCVNPKADDYEETLLVMRFAEMTQEVEVARPVDRPICGFAAGRRQRNQAFKEELTRRLEERGGPLDGDSPTVLNQLLQSFPPLPPCEISGPNDDVTLPRLIEALEKRHKFRQMMVEEYNKTANMLKSVLQEQDSNLLSKENFLQEQRGRLGEKDKMIQNQKNEIDRLEKKSKMLEYKIDILQKTTNIYEEDKRSLQQELESREQRLQREMSEKRRMESRMQGIVTDAKLKWEKECERRVNAKQLEMQNKLWVKDEKLKQLKAIVTEGKSENRQPQRPSREKDKVPAKRSASPSPVPSPYNGSQSSLSSLEPIYYFSQTIRPDPHFPRPGSVSVASCISEWEQGVPHSRRQGSQSPPDNRKRAQGLPDSLRRRRGRCWAREVPVQPAETGPPVRPLHRRSHSAGGERWVDHKPNTNVDLDTVLQPNIPNAIKVNAPNEKALSKCDKYVLTHQEVASDGEIQTKLIKGEVFKTRGGGQSVQFTDIETLKQENPVAASRKRRSSESGPDGEPVEGSWTDVETRCSVAVEMRAGSNLGPGYQHHGYPKRRKP, from the exons ATGATAAGACAAGC GAAGGGCAAGACCCCCCGCCGCCCTCCTCCTAAAAAGCCTTCCAACAGCCAGAAGGACCCTGTTGGA GTGTATTGTCGCGTGCGGCCACTGGGTGAAGAGGATGAGGAATGCTGCATTGAGGTTATAAGTAACACCACCATTCAGCTACATGCCCCTGATGGGCTCAAAGCCAACAGAAATGGTGAATTCAAAGAG acacaatattccTTCAAAAAAGTGTTTGGAATTAAAACGTCCCAGATGGAATTATTTGAAGATGTTGCCAAACCTCTAGTAGAAGACCTAATTCACTGTAAAAATg GTCTGTTGTTCACCTATGGTGTCACTGGCAGTGGTAAAACTTACACAATGACTGGCTCACCTGGTCAAGGTGGGCTGCTTCCACGTTCACTCGACATGATCTTCAACAGCATTAGCCCCTACCAGGCCAAGAGATAT GTTTTCAAGCCTGATGATAAAAATGGCATGGAGGTGCAGAATCAGGTCGACGCGCTCTTAGACCGACAGAAGCGAGACAGCCAGACATCTGTACCAAAGACTCCAACAGCAAG GCGATTTGACCCTGAGTTTGCTGACATGATCAGTCCAGAGGAGGCTTGTAAGGCGGGTGGAGTGGATGAAGATAGCAGCTACAGTGTCTTTGTCTCTTACATTGAGATTTACAACAACTACATCTATGATCTCCTGGAAGAGACTCCCTTTGACCCAATAAAGCCCAA gTGGAATGGTGCAGGCACACCTCTGAAAAACAACATTGAGTTCAT ACCACCCCAATCCAAAATACTGCGTGAAGATCAAAATCACAACATGTATGTGGCCGGGTGCACTGAGGTTGAGGTCAAGTCAACAGAGGAAGCTTTTGAAGTCTTTTGGAGAG GTCAGAAGAAGCGCAGGATTGCAAACACACAATTGAACCGTGAATCCAGCCGTTCTCACAGTGTGTTCATTATTAAATTGGCACAAGCACCTCTGGATGCAGATGGAGACAATGTGCTTCAG GATAAAAGTCAGGTAAATGTGAGCCAGTTGTGTCTGGTGGATCTGGCTGGCAGTGAACGCACCAGCAGAACCCGAGCAGAGGGCAGCCGTCTCCGTGAAGCAG GCAACATCAATCAATCTTTAATGACTCTGCGCACATGTATTGAGGTACTGCGGGAGAATCAGATGTGTGGCACAAACAAG ATGGTTCCTTACAGAGACTCCAAAGTgacccatctattcaagaactacTTTGATGGGGAAGGCAAAGTGAGGATGGTTGTGTGTGTAAATCCAAAAGCTGATGATTATGAGGAGACCTTG CTGGTGATGCGCTTTGCTGAGATGACTCAGGAGGTTGAAGTGGCCCGGCCTGTTGACAGGCCCATCTGTGGCTTTGCTGCTGGTCGCCGACAGAGAAACCAAGCCTTCAAAGAGGAGCTTACCCGCAGGCTGGAAGAACGTGGTGGTCCTTTAGATGgag ATTCTCCAACAGTATTGAACCAGCTGCTTCAGTCATTCCCTCCACTTCCTCCCTGTGAGATCTCTGGCCCTAATGATGATGTTACACTTCCCAGACTCATTGAAGCCCTGGAGAAGAGACACAAGTTTCGACAGATGATGGTTGAGGAGTACAATAAAACTG CCAACATGCTGAAGTCTGTgcttcaagagcaggacagcaaCCTTCTCTCTAAGGAGAACTTCCTCCAAGAGCAACGTGGTCGGCTTGGTGAAAAGGACAAAATGATCCAAAACCAGAAGAATGAGATTGATCGTCTGGAAAAGAAATCCAAAATGTTGGAGTACAAG ATTGACATTCTACAGAAAACCACCAACATCTATGAGGAGGACAAACGATCTCTACAGCAGGAACTGGAGAGCAGAGAACAGAGGCTGCAGAGGGAAATGTCTGAAAAGAGACGCATGGAATCACGCATGCAGGGCATCGTAACGGACGCCAAGCTCAAGTGGGAGAaggagtgt GAGAGGCGGGTAAATGCTAAGCAGTTGGAAATGCAGAATAAACTGTGGGTGAAGGATGAGAAACTCAAACAGCTCAAAGCCATTGTGACTGAGGGAAAGTCGGAGAACCGTCAACCACAGCGGCCCTCCAGAGAAAAGGACAAAGTGCCTGCCAAGAGATCCGCTTCCCCGTCACCTGTTCCT TCTCCCTACAATGGCTCTCAGTCATCCCTCTCCTCTCTGGAGCCCATATATTACTTCTCTCAGACGATCAGGCCAGATCCCCACTTCCCCAGACCAGGCAGTGTGTCTGTGGCCTCCTGCATCTCTGAGTGGGAGCAGGGTGTCCCGCACTCTCGTAGGCAGGGTAGCCAGTCGCCTCCAGACAATAGGAAGAGAGCTCAGGGCCTTCCCGACAGTCTTAGGAGGAGGAGAGGCAGGTGTTGGGCCAGAGAGGTGCCTGTCCAGCCAGCAGAG ACCGGGCCGCCGGTTCGGCCTCTACACAGGCGCTCACACTCCGCAGGTGGGGAGAGGTGGGTTGATCATAAACCCAACACTAATGTGGACCTGGATACAGTCCTGCAGCCAAACATCCCCAATGCCATCAAAGTGAACGCTCCCAATGAGAAAGCTCTGTCCAAGTGTGACAAGTACGTTCTGACACACCAGGAGGTTGCATCAGATGGAGAAATTCAGACCAAGCTAATCAAG
- the LOC132156148 gene encoding kinesin-like protein KIF23 isoform X4, whose amino-acid sequence MIRQAKGKTPRRPPPKKPSNSQKDPVGVYCRVRPLGEEDEECCIEVISNTTIQLHAPDGLKANRNGEFKETQYSFKKVFGIKTSQMELFEDVAKPLVEDLIHCKNGLLFTYGVTGSGKTYTMTGSPGQGGLLPRSLDMIFNSISPYQAKRYVFKPDDKNGMEVQNQVDALLDRQKRDSQTSVPKTPTARRFDPEFADMISPEEACKAGGVDEDSSYSVFVSYIEIYNNYIYDLLEETPFDPIKPKWNGAGTPLKNNIEFIPPQSKILREDQNHNMYVAGCTEVEVKSTEEAFEVFWRGQKKRRIANTQLNRESSRSHSVFIIKLAQAPLDADGDNVLQDKSQVNVSQLCLVDLAGSERTSRTRAEGSRLREAGNINQSLMTLRTCIEVLRENQMCGTNKMVPYRDSKVTHLFKNYFDGEGKVRMVVCVNPKADDYEETLLVMRFAEMTQEVEVARPVDRPICGFAAGRRQRNQAFKEELTRRLEERGGPLDGDSPTVLNQLLQSFPPLPPCEISGPNDDVTLPRLIEALEKRHKFRQMMVEEYNKTANMLKSVLQEQDSNLLSKENFLQEQRGRLGEKDKMIQNQKNEIDRLEKKSKMLEYKIDILQKTTNIYEEDKRSLQQELESREQRLQREMSEKRRMESRMQGIVTDAKLKWEKECERRVNAKQLEMQNKLWVKDEKLKQLKAIVTEGKSENRQPQRPSREKDKVPAKRSASPSPVPTGPPVRPLHRRSHSAGGERWVDHKPNTNVDLDTVLQPNIPNAIKVNAPNEKALSKCDKYVLTHQEVASDGEIQTKLIKGEVFKTRGGGQSVQFTDIETLKQENPVAASRKRRSSESGPDGEPVEGSWTDVETRCSVAVEMRAGSNLGPGYQHHGYPKRRKP is encoded by the exons ATGATAAGACAAGC GAAGGGCAAGACCCCCCGCCGCCCTCCTCCTAAAAAGCCTTCCAACAGCCAGAAGGACCCTGTTGGA GTGTATTGTCGCGTGCGGCCACTGGGTGAAGAGGATGAGGAATGCTGCATTGAGGTTATAAGTAACACCACCATTCAGCTACATGCCCCTGATGGGCTCAAAGCCAACAGAAATGGTGAATTCAAAGAG acacaatattccTTCAAAAAAGTGTTTGGAATTAAAACGTCCCAGATGGAATTATTTGAAGATGTTGCCAAACCTCTAGTAGAAGACCTAATTCACTGTAAAAATg GTCTGTTGTTCACCTATGGTGTCACTGGCAGTGGTAAAACTTACACAATGACTGGCTCACCTGGTCAAGGTGGGCTGCTTCCACGTTCACTCGACATGATCTTCAACAGCATTAGCCCCTACCAGGCCAAGAGATAT GTTTTCAAGCCTGATGATAAAAATGGCATGGAGGTGCAGAATCAGGTCGACGCGCTCTTAGACCGACAGAAGCGAGACAGCCAGACATCTGTACCAAAGACTCCAACAGCAAG GCGATTTGACCCTGAGTTTGCTGACATGATCAGTCCAGAGGAGGCTTGTAAGGCGGGTGGAGTGGATGAAGATAGCAGCTACAGTGTCTTTGTCTCTTACATTGAGATTTACAACAACTACATCTATGATCTCCTGGAAGAGACTCCCTTTGACCCAATAAAGCCCAA gTGGAATGGTGCAGGCACACCTCTGAAAAACAACATTGAGTTCAT ACCACCCCAATCCAAAATACTGCGTGAAGATCAAAATCACAACATGTATGTGGCCGGGTGCACTGAGGTTGAGGTCAAGTCAACAGAGGAAGCTTTTGAAGTCTTTTGGAGAG GTCAGAAGAAGCGCAGGATTGCAAACACACAATTGAACCGTGAATCCAGCCGTTCTCACAGTGTGTTCATTATTAAATTGGCACAAGCACCTCTGGATGCAGATGGAGACAATGTGCTTCAG GATAAAAGTCAGGTAAATGTGAGCCAGTTGTGTCTGGTGGATCTGGCTGGCAGTGAACGCACCAGCAGAACCCGAGCAGAGGGCAGCCGTCTCCGTGAAGCAG GCAACATCAATCAATCTTTAATGACTCTGCGCACATGTATTGAGGTACTGCGGGAGAATCAGATGTGTGGCACAAACAAG ATGGTTCCTTACAGAGACTCCAAAGTgacccatctattcaagaactacTTTGATGGGGAAGGCAAAGTGAGGATGGTTGTGTGTGTAAATCCAAAAGCTGATGATTATGAGGAGACCTTG CTGGTGATGCGCTTTGCTGAGATGACTCAGGAGGTTGAAGTGGCCCGGCCTGTTGACAGGCCCATCTGTGGCTTTGCTGCTGGTCGCCGACAGAGAAACCAAGCCTTCAAAGAGGAGCTTACCCGCAGGCTGGAAGAACGTGGTGGTCCTTTAGATGgag ATTCTCCAACAGTATTGAACCAGCTGCTTCAGTCATTCCCTCCACTTCCTCCCTGTGAGATCTCTGGCCCTAATGATGATGTTACACTTCCCAGACTCATTGAAGCCCTGGAGAAGAGACACAAGTTTCGACAGATGATGGTTGAGGAGTACAATAAAACTG CCAACATGCTGAAGTCTGTgcttcaagagcaggacagcaaCCTTCTCTCTAAGGAGAACTTCCTCCAAGAGCAACGTGGTCGGCTTGGTGAAAAGGACAAAATGATCCAAAACCAGAAGAATGAGATTGATCGTCTGGAAAAGAAATCCAAAATGTTGGAGTACAAG ATTGACATTCTACAGAAAACCACCAACATCTATGAGGAGGACAAACGATCTCTACAGCAGGAACTGGAGAGCAGAGAACAGAGGCTGCAGAGGGAAATGTCTGAAAAGAGACGCATGGAATCACGCATGCAGGGCATCGTAACGGACGCCAAGCTCAAGTGGGAGAaggagtgt GAGAGGCGGGTAAATGCTAAGCAGTTGGAAATGCAGAATAAACTGTGGGTGAAGGATGAGAAACTCAAACAGCTCAAAGCCATTGTGACTGAGGGAAAGTCGGAGAACCGTCAACCACAGCGGCCCTCCAGAGAAAAGGACAAAGTGCCTGCCAAGAGATCCGCTTCCCCGTCACCTGTTCCT ACCGGGCCGCCGGTTCGGCCTCTACACAGGCGCTCACACTCCGCAGGTGGGGAGAGGTGGGTTGATCATAAACCCAACACTAATGTGGACCTGGATACAGTCCTGCAGCCAAACATCCCCAATGCCATCAAAGTGAACGCTCCCAATGAGAAAGCTCTGTCCAAGTGTGACAAGTACGTTCTGACACACCAGGAGGTTGCATCAGATGGAGAAATTCAGACCAAGCTAATCAAG